From a region of the Nitrospira sp. genome:
- a CDS encoding superinfection immunity protein gives MDDDIVTDLYVVGTAFLYCIPSFVALGRGHRNCITILVVNLSLGWTVVGWVGALVWSLTSRQRERES, from the coding sequence ATGGACGATGATATCGTCACTGATCTTTACGTCGTGGGCACCGCGTTCTTGTATTGCATTCCCTCGTTTGTCGCCCTCGGGCGAGGACATCGCAACTGCATCACGATTTTGGTCGTGAATCTCTCGTTAGGATGGACGGTGGTCGGCTGGGTGGGTGCGTTGGTCTGGTCGTTAACGAGCCGACAGAGAGAGCGCGAGTCCTGA
- a CDS encoding efflux RND transporter periplasmic adaptor subunit, whose product MNAMSGKLGVVLTVILVLMFLVYRYVEGQQAGKALEETTLEAAIPSVALIQAKPSPATDSITLPGTIEGWYEAPIYARVEGYVKAWYKDYGSLVKKGDILAEINTPDLDAEYRQAHADLQAERARNALAQLTAQRYLAMRENQALSEQAISVQLAEAKAAAAKLAAAEQKVKNIEAFIGFKQIIAPFDGVVIQRNINVGDLVSKEGSINTTNAKNNLFTVAVVDKLRLFVNVPANFGPFLNPGLTAEVTVPQIPKRHFAFEFLTVAKGFDVNTRTAVTVFTLDNKDRMLWPGSYATVRLTAPVEAGVITIPTSAMVFQEHGTQVAVLTEDDRIHYKSIAVAKMLDSTVEVQDGIAENDRIVNNPSSALLEGDKVRIVKPAPGYDLLTEEGTAPIVPKEQLAKPL is encoded by the coding sequence ATGAATGCCATGAGCGGAAAACTAGGCGTGGTTTTAACCGTCATCTTAGTTCTCATGTTCCTCGTGTACCGGTACGTTGAAGGTCAACAGGCGGGTAAAGCATTGGAGGAGACCACCCTCGAAGCCGCCATCCCATCTGTAGCCCTCATACAAGCCAAACCGTCGCCGGCAACCGATTCCATTACGCTGCCCGGCACGATTGAGGGGTGGTACGAGGCGCCCATCTATGCGCGTGTCGAAGGCTACGTGAAGGCCTGGTACAAGGACTATGGCAGTCTTGTGAAGAAAGGTGACATCCTCGCCGAAATCAATACACCGGATCTCGATGCCGAATATCGACAGGCCCATGCAGATTTGCAGGCCGAGCGTGCCAGGAACGCACTGGCTCAACTGACCGCCCAGCGCTACCTCGCCATGCGAGAAAACCAAGCGCTTTCTGAGCAAGCCATCTCCGTACAACTTGCTGAAGCGAAAGCAGCGGCAGCGAAACTCGCGGCGGCTGAGCAAAAGGTGAAGAATATTGAGGCCTTCATTGGATTTAAACAGATCATCGCACCCTTCGACGGAGTGGTGATACAGCGGAACATCAATGTCGGGGACTTGGTGTCCAAAGAAGGCAGCATCAATACCACCAACGCCAAAAACAACCTGTTTACCGTCGCTGTGGTGGATAAGCTGCGTCTGTTTGTGAACGTACCGGCAAATTTTGGTCCCTTCCTGAACCCCGGCCTGACGGCCGAAGTAACCGTGCCGCAAATCCCCAAGCGCCATTTCGCCTTCGAATTCTTGACCGTGGCGAAAGGGTTCGATGTGAACACCCGCACGGCGGTCACGGTCTTTACCCTGGACAACAAGGACCGCATGCTCTGGCCGGGTTCCTATGCCACCGTGCGGCTGACGGCCCCGGTGGAGGCAGGCGTGATCACGATTCCGACCAGCGCGATGGTATTTCAGGAGCATGGCACGCAGGTGGCCGTCCTCACAGAGGACGACCGGATTCATTACAAATCGATTGCCGTGGCTAAAATGCTTGACAGCACTGTTGAGGTCCAAGATGGGATCGCCGAAAACGACCGTATCGTCAATAACCCCAGTAGCGCGTTGCTCGAAGGAGACAAGGTGCGGATCGTGAAGCCTGCTCCAGGGTACGACCTGCTGACTGAGGAAGGAACGGCACCCATCGTACCCAAGGAACAACTAGCAAAGCCTCTATGA
- a CDS encoding DUF3365 domain-containing protein: MMTNACVRITIIATLAVLSAPITSAVDRNAGAPASIPPRVVADFLHAVIMAHRNFYTIHIVNPLLQEGIVDVSENWRAKTALPLPVQFLQETSEMAELTSADVHYHLISQWPINKANAPVTEFERRGLEAVQADPTQPYSSTFGGASGRRFGTVYADLAVTRVCIDCHNTHSNSPRSDFNVGDVMGGLVISFPLP; this comes from the coding sequence ATGATGACCAACGCTTGTGTCCGGATCACTATCATTGCCACGCTCGCAGTGCTGTCTGCCCCGATCACTTCCGCTGTCGATAGAAATGCTGGAGCTCCGGCGAGTATTCCTCCAAGAGTCGTCGCTGACTTTCTTCACGCGGTCATCATGGCGCATCGGAACTTTTACACGATCCATATCGTCAACCCACTGCTGCAAGAAGGGATTGTGGATGTCTCGGAAAATTGGCGGGCGAAAACCGCATTGCCCTTACCCGTGCAGTTCCTGCAAGAGACAAGCGAGATGGCGGAATTGACCAGCGCCGATGTCCATTACCATCTCATCAGTCAATGGCCGATCAACAAGGCCAATGCACCGGTCACCGAATTTGAGCGGCGCGGCCTCGAAGCCGTTCAGGCCGACCCGACCCAGCCCTATTCCAGCACATTCGGGGGCGCCAGCGGACGGCGATTCGGGACGGTCTACGCCGATCTGGCCGTCACACGGGTGTGCATCGATTGCCACAACACCCACTCCAATAGTCCTCGATCAGATTTCAACGTCGGTGATGTCATGGGAGGACTGGTGATCAGTTTCCCGCTCCCTTGA